GGGGCGGGGCCCTGGGGGAGGGGGGTGCCGTCGGGTGCGGTGGGCGCGTCGGTGGGGGGGCGCGCGTCGGCGAGGTCGGGGGGGGTCACGTGGCGGGGCGGGCGGTGTAGCCCTCCTCCTGGACGGCGGCGACGAGGGCGGCGAGGTCGCCGCCGTCGACGCGGGCGCGGCCGGTCTCGAGGTCGACGTGGACCTCGGTGACGCCGTCGACGCCGGCGAGGGCGGTCTCGACGGCCTTGGTGCAGTGTCCGCAGGTCATGCCTTCGACGTGGAGGTCGATCATCGGTGCGCTCCTTTCGCCGTGCGCCTCGGCGCGCGGCCGGCCCGGGCCGGATCCCCTTGGGGGGACCCCCCGGGGGGTGGGGTAGGGCAAGGGTAGCCGGGCGCCCGCGCGTCGGTCAAGGGCCGGGGGGACCGATGACCGTCAGGCGGTCGCGGCGATCGCCTCCTCGACGTCGAAGAACGCCTCGACGACCTCGGGATCGAAGTGGCTTCCGGCGCCACGCCGGATCCGCGTCGCCGCCTCGTCGTGCGGCATCGCCGGCTTGTACGACCGCTCCGAGATCAACGCGTCGTAGACGTCGACGACCGCCATCAGGCGGGCCTCGACCGGGATCGCCTCGCCCGCGAGTCCCTCGGGGTACCCGCCGCCGTCGAAGCGCTCGTGGTGGCCGTAGACGAGGCGCTCGGCGCAGGTGAGGAAGCCGATCTCGCGCCCCACCTGCGCGCGGACGTCGGCGATCACGTCGCGGCCGATGCGGCAGTGCGCCTTCATCGCCTCGAACTCCCCGTCGGTCAACGTGTCGCGCTTCTTCAGGATGGCGTCGGGCACGCCGATCTTGCCGATGTCGTGCAGCGGCGCGGCGCGCGAG
Above is a window of Trueperaceae bacterium DNA encoding:
- a CDS encoding heavy-metal-associated domain-containing protein; translated protein: MIDLHVEGMTCGHCTKAVETALAGVDGVTEVHVDLETGRARVDGGDLAALVAAVQEEGYTARPAT